The genomic window GCGACACCGACATCGAAATGGGCTTTAGCCAAGATGTGGGGGTGCTACACCACATCCTGCAGCAATTGAGAGATTCCGATGGATTGAAAGCCAAATTGGCTTTTCGTGATCTAGCAGCAGCAATCCGAGAAGTGAAGAACAGGCGTGCGTTTGAAACGCGTCGGCAGGAGAATGAGAGCACGATCAAGACAGAGATGAACGAACAGATGTTGGACCTACGGGGAACGCTGGACCAAAATTTTCGTAAGGCGCTCATGAAAGCACTCATGAAAAGCGCTCAAAATCTGCGAAATCGCCTATGGCAAAGCCCATCCTTTGTCGGGTATGCCATACCACTGCACGCCAGCCACCACTCGGTTTGATCTGCTGCAGTCGGGCAACACGTCAAGCCCAACACCATCGCCTCATCTGTCTTCATCCAGAAATCCGTGGACCAAATGCTTTCTTTCTAAACCACAGATTTATTAGATGGGCACAGATGCGATTGACATCACCGATTACCCATCGCCCAACCCAACCCCGTTTTCGTCGAATCTGCCTCAAGGCATGCTAAGCGAACCCTGGGAACGTCCCTCTCCCAAGACTTGAGAGAAAGAGAAGAGTCCAAAAATCAACACGGGCCGGATACATCTGATCACGTTGTTCCACTGCCTCCAACAAGCTTTGCAATTGACTTGTCGATGCCATTCGCAGAGCCTCAATACGCTTACCCAATACCTCCAATGCACTCTTTTTTCCACGGCCACCCAGCAGCTTGTGAAACCCCAGGTAAGATTCAGTTTTTCTTCACACCCTGAGTAGGATCGATCCGGCCAGTTTCCAATCCCAAGGTGGCCGCCTTTTTCACTGAAATCCTCCTTTGGTTAGCGACATTCCATACAACTCCAGCCAGTGCTCCGTGCTGACCATCGCATAAGGCTTTCACGGTATGCAAAAGAATGAATTACACCTCTGAACTCAAACCAAAGGCGATCAAGGACCTGAGATCGATCCCGTTGAAGGAAAGGGAACGAATCTTGGCTCGTGTTGATCTGCTCGAAGACGGTTTGCAGGGTGACGTGATAAAACTCACAAATCACACCCCGGAATATCGGATGCGGAGTGGCAAGTATCGGGTATTGTTCGAGATTGAAGAA from Puniceicoccaceae bacterium includes these protein-coding regions:
- a CDS encoding type II toxin-antitoxin system RelE/ParE family toxin — encoded protein: MNYTSELKPKAIKDLRSIPLKERERILARVDLLEDGLQGDVIKLTNHTPEYRMRSGKYRVLFEIEEHKIVIYRVLHRKEAYL